One window of the Desulfocurvibacter africanus subsp. africanus DSM 2603 genome contains the following:
- a CDS encoding sirohydrochlorin cobaltochelatase: MRIHQRLSAFLSICLLALLLGLQADPAQAHGKTNVEPKIGILLVTFGTSVPEARKAYATIESKVKAAYPGVELRWAYTSRQIRHKVATEEGLRNASPAGALGRMLDDGFTHVAVQSLHVIPGQEFNDLTAIVAAFGSMPKSFERIVLGPPLLSGPEAMQALAKAVLASVPGLGNREALVLVGHGTHHLASAFYPAMQYYLQQESERAFVGTIESSPSMQDVLADLAKRKIAKAYLVPFLTVAGDHARNDIAGNEPDSWKSQLKAKGIACQPVMRGLAEDPAVVDIWVDQLGLSLKALRDEPKDNG; the protein is encoded by the coding sequence ATGCGCATCCATCAACGTCTCTCAGCATTCCTATCCATCTGCCTCCTGGCCCTGCTCCTCGGCCTCCAGGCCGATCCAGCCCAGGCCCATGGCAAGACCAATGTCGAACCCAAAATCGGCATCCTGCTCGTGACCTTCGGCACCAGCGTGCCCGAGGCGCGCAAGGCCTATGCAACCATCGAATCCAAGGTCAAGGCCGCCTACCCAGGCGTTGAATTGCGCTGGGCCTACACGTCCCGCCAGATCCGCCACAAGGTCGCCACGGAGGAAGGCCTGCGCAACGCCTCGCCCGCCGGAGCTCTGGGCCGCATGCTCGACGACGGTTTCACCCACGTGGCCGTGCAGTCGCTGCACGTCATCCCCGGGCAGGAGTTCAACGACCTGACCGCCATCGTCGCGGCCTTCGGCTCCATGCCCAAGAGCTTCGAGCGCATCGTGCTCGGTCCGCCGCTGCTGTCCGGTCCCGAGGCCATGCAAGCCCTGGCCAAGGCCGTGCTGGCTTCCGTGCCCGGCCTTGGCAACCGCGAGGCCCTGGTGCTCGTGGGCCACGGCACCCACCATCTGGCCTCGGCCTTCTACCCGGCCATGCAGTACTACCTGCAGCAGGAGTCGGAGCGCGCCTTCGTGGGCACCATAGAAAGCTCTCCGTCCATGCAGGATGTCCTGGCCGACCTCGCCAAGCGCAAGATCGCCAAGGCCTACCTCGTGCCATTCCTGACCGTGGCCGGCGACCATGCCCGCAACGACATCGCCGGCAACGAGCCGGATTCCTGGAAATCGCAACTCAAGGCCAAGGGCATCGCTTGCCAGCCCGTCATGCGCGGTCTGGCCGAGGACCCCGCCGTGGTGGACATCTGGGTCGACCAGCTTGGCCTCAGCCTGAAAGCTCTGCGCGACGAACCCAAGGATAATGGATAA
- a CDS encoding TrmH family RNA methyltransferase translates to MRYCITDERLARIRQVLARRQKGLTLVIDNVHDPHNVSAILRSCDAFGVPSVHLYYTTSAFPVLGQKSSASARKWVMRTRHSDATSMYRGLKDQNFQVLATGFSERAKPLTAWDLSAPTAVILGNEHNGASPELAQVADGEIYIPMMGMVQSLNVSVAAAIILYEAWRQRWAKGMYDKASLSPEELALLEKDWVSR, encoded by the coding sequence ATGCGCTACTGCATAACCGACGAAAGATTGGCCCGCATCCGCCAGGTGCTGGCCAGGCGGCAGAAGGGATTGACGCTGGTCATCGACAATGTGCACGACCCGCACAACGTCTCGGCCATATTGCGCAGCTGCGACGCCTTCGGCGTGCCGAGCGTGCACCTGTATTACACCACGAGCGCCTTCCCAGTCCTGGGCCAGAAGTCTTCGGCCTCGGCGCGTAAGTGGGTCATGCGCACGCGCCACTCCGATGCGACCTCGATGTACAGGGGGCTCAAGGACCAGAACTTCCAGGTCCTGGCCACGGGCTTCAGCGAGCGGGCCAAGCCGCTTACGGCCTGGGACTTGAGCGCGCCGACGGCGGTCATCCTGGGCAACGAGCACAACGGAGCGAGCCCCGAGCTCGCGCAGGTGGCCGACGGCGAAATCTATATTCCCATGATGGGCATGGTGCAGAGTCTGAACGTCTCTGTGGCCGCGGCGATCATCCTGTACGAGGCCTGGCGTCAGCGCTGGGCCAAGGGCATGTACGACAAGGCCAGCCTGAGCCCCGAGGAGCTTGCGCTCCTGGAAAAGGATTGGGTCAGCCGCTAG
- a CDS encoding L-threonylcarbamoyladenylate synthase, with amino-acid sequence MTSFHAAIEAIKRGGVVIYPTETLYGLGGSAFLPEAAARVCRLKGRPEGKPLPLVVGSREQVGLVTELEDSDFARLADLFWPGPLSIIVPARRDLAPQVKDAEGLTSLRWTAHATAAALCLESGAPLIATSANLSGRPAAARPEDLDPALLAEVDAAVLEHPWPSGGAASTVVRLLGCCRLEVLRIGAVPEQALEQAGFRLRGPGE; translated from the coding sequence ATGACCAGCTTTCACGCAGCGATTGAAGCCATCAAGCGGGGCGGAGTGGTGATCTATCCCACCGAGACCTTGTACGGGCTGGGGGGCAGCGCCTTCCTGCCCGAGGCTGCCGCGCGCGTGTGCCGGCTCAAGGGCCGGCCCGAGGGCAAACCACTGCCGCTGGTGGTGGGCTCGCGGGAGCAGGTCGGCCTGGTCACTGAACTGGAGGACTCCGACTTCGCGCGTCTGGCGGACCTCTTCTGGCCCGGCCCCTTGTCCATCATCGTGCCGGCGCGCCGGGACCTGGCTCCGCAGGTGAAGGATGCAGAAGGGCTGACCTCCCTGCGCTGGACCGCCCATGCCACGGCCGCGGCTCTTTGTTTGGAGTCGGGCGCGCCGCTCATCGCCACCAGCGCCAACCTGAGTGGCCGGCCGGCGGCTGCCAGGCCGGAGGATCTTGATCCGGCCTTGCTGGCGGAGGTGGATGCCGCCGTGCTTGAGCACCCCTGGCCTTCGGGCGGGGCGGCTTCCACGGTGGTGCGCCTGCTGGGATGCTGCCGGTTGGAGGTCTTGCGTATCGGGGCAGTGCCCGAGCAGGCCCTGGAGCAGGCAGGCTTCCGGCTGCGCGGGCCAGGCGAGTAA
- a CDS encoding glycosyltransferase family 9 protein — protein sequence MHKHDNIIIVHRGALGDFFLAWPALRQLRLGLPHQPAYWHGRSDRLPWLAPLGIQPCPAPLAAAVESLHPGGPWPAALERSLVAWFGLAATAPMQDERLWYLQGLRSVDVQAATVSVCQSYSLQLEGKGIRRAEGWKNGWRQALPAWDGPGAKRLALLFSGAGHRLKQWPLVKFLELAHRLEELGLSPLFVLGPAEVERGLDTDGKPSVRLEDPLHLQDLLLSTRVAIGNDCGPMHLAGRLGVPGVAVFGPTSRTMWAPEGITALAAPSDLAPCRPCTLTTHDLRCQDPICLRAISVDMVMHAVEDSL from the coding sequence ATGCATAAGCATGACAACATCATAATCGTTCATCGCGGAGCGCTCGGAGATTTTTTCCTGGCTTGGCCCGCCCTGCGGCAACTCCGCCTGGGCCTGCCGCATCAGCCGGCGTACTGGCATGGCCGATCCGATCGGCTGCCCTGGCTTGCGCCGCTCGGTATCCAGCCTTGCCCAGCCCCTCTCGCCGCCGCCGTGGAATCCCTGCATCCGGGCGGACCATGGCCAGCGGCCCTGGAGCGCAGCCTTGTCGCCTGGTTCGGCCTGGCAGCTACCGCGCCGATGCAGGACGAAAGGCTCTGGTATCTGCAAGGCCTGCGCTCGGTCGACGTGCAAGCAGCAACCGTCTCCGTTTGCCAAAGCTATAGCCTGCAATTGGAAGGAAAGGGAATACGCCGGGCGGAAGGCTGGAAAAATGGCTGGCGGCAGGCCTTGCCCGCCTGGGATGGACCGGGAGCGAAACGCCTGGCCCTGCTCTTTTCCGGAGCCGGACACAGGCTAAAGCAATGGCCGCTGGTCAAATTTCTTGAACTGGCTCACAGGCTGGAAGAGCTGGGCTTATCCCCCTTGTTCGTGCTCGGCCCGGCCGAAGTCGAGCGGGGTCTCGATACGGACGGCAAACCCTCCGTGCGGCTTGAAGACCCGCTTCATCTGCAAGATTTGCTGCTCTCGACCCGAGTGGCGATCGGCAACGACTGCGGCCCCATGCACCTGGCAGGCAGGCTCGGCGTGCCTGGCGTGGCCGTGTTCGGGCCGACCTCGCGCACCATGTGGGCTCCCGAGGGCATCACGGCCCTGGCCGCACCGTCCGATCTGGCCCCCTGCCGTCCGTGCACCCTGACGACCCACGACCTGCGCTGCCAGGACCCCATCTGCCTGCGGGCGATCAGCGTGGATATGGTCATGCACGCCGTGGAGGATTCTCTTTAG
- a CDS encoding NUDIX domain-containing protein, whose translation MSYRNPTPTVDIIIMIPGRGVVLVKRRNEPHGWALPGGFIDYGETAEQAAVREAREETGLRVELTGLFGVYSDPARDPRLHTISTVFTAVAVDPTELKAGDDAAGVEVFAPGKWPEPMVFDHARILDDYLQTLRRLAIR comes from the coding sequence ATGTCTTATCGTAATCCGACACCCACGGTGGACATCATAATCATGATCCCTGGTCGCGGCGTGGTCCTGGTCAAGCGCCGCAACGAACCGCATGGATGGGCGCTGCCGGGGGGCTTCATCGACTATGGCGAAACCGCGGAGCAGGCGGCCGTGCGCGAAGCCAGGGAAGAAACCGGCCTGCGCGTTGAGCTGACGGGCCTTTTCGGCGTCTACTCCGACCCGGCGAGGGATCCCAGGCTGCACACCATCTCCACCGTGTTCACCGCCGTTGCCGTCGATCCGACGGAGCTCAAGGCCGGGGATGACGCGGCAGGCGTCGAGGTATTCGCGCCGGGCAAATGGCCCGAGCCCATGGTCTTCGATCACGCCAGGATCCTCGACGACTACCTGCAAACGCTACGGCGGCTGGCCATTCGATGA